A DNA window from Hymenobacter aquaticus contains the following coding sequences:
- a CDS encoding porin family protein produces the protein MKKITVLLALSLGSLTAFAQNTKDTNGPVGLRSSTDYGTGTTDSRNTGFGIKGGFNLSDVYGDDKKNFTDGSNYKSFHAGIYGQYGFNNRLSIQPELLYSRQGFEGNSTKTTTTGTATSTSTVKERRLDYLQVPVLMVFNILDNVSIHAGPQVSLLTKVVEDGKERKIADDGGVYGYSYTSFDYGLAVGAEARVGPARVGARYNAGFANIIKDQNLATTGNKALSDIKNSNFQVYVGIGFTQ, from the coding sequence ATGAAAAAAATCACCGTACTCCTCGCGCTTTCGCTCGGCAGCCTGACGGCCTTTGCCCAGAATACCAAAGACACCAACGGCCCCGTCGGGCTCCGCTCCTCTACCGACTACGGCACCGGCACCACCGACTCGCGCAACACCGGCTTCGGGATTAAAGGCGGCTTCAACCTGTCGGACGTGTATGGCGACGACAAGAAGAACTTCACCGACGGCTCCAACTACAAGTCGTTCCACGCCGGTATCTACGGCCAGTATGGCTTCAATAACCGGCTGTCCATCCAGCCCGAGCTGCTCTACAGCCGCCAGGGCTTCGAGGGCAACTCTACCAAAACTACCACAACCGGTACCGCCACCAGCACCAGCACCGTGAAAGAGCGGCGCCTGGACTACCTGCAAGTGCCCGTGCTGATGGTGTTCAACATTCTGGACAACGTGAGCATCCACGCCGGACCCCAGGTTTCGCTGCTGACGAAAGTGGTGGAAGACGGCAAAGAGCGGAAAATTGCCGATGACGGCGGCGTTTATGGCTACAGCTACACCAGCTTCGACTACGGTCTGGCCGTGGGCGCCGAGGCCCGCGTAGGCCCGGCCCGCGTTGGGGCCCGCTACAACGCTGGCTTTGCCAACATCATCAAGGATCAGAACCTGGCTACG
- a CDS encoding histone deacetylase family protein: MLSVAWAPLYAHPLPENHRFPMLKYELLPEQLLREGIITEADLFEPRPLAETEILRTHDAEYYRRLVAGQLTRQEERATGFPWSEQLIRREVTILDGTVECARRALLHGIALNIAGGTHHAFADRGEGFCLLNDQAVAANYLLAHAPGVRTILIVDLDVHQGNGTAALFQHEPRVFTFSMHGARNYPHRKEQSDLDLPLADGTDDAAYLQLLAATLPRLLDEVQPDFVFYLAGVDVLATDKLGHLSLTREGCRRRDELVLRLCRQHALPVVVCMGGGYSVRIADIVEAHANTFRLAAELFG; this comes from the coding sequence ATGCTCTCTGTTGCCTGGGCGCCGCTCTACGCCCACCCGCTGCCCGAAAACCACCGGTTTCCCATGCTCAAGTACGAGCTGCTGCCCGAGCAGCTGCTGCGGGAAGGCATTATCACGGAAGCCGACCTGTTTGAGCCTCGGCCCCTGGCGGAAACCGAGATTCTGCGCACCCACGACGCGGAATATTACCGCCGCCTGGTGGCCGGACAGCTTACGCGCCAGGAAGAGCGGGCCACCGGCTTTCCGTGGTCCGAGCAGCTGATCCGGCGCGAAGTCACGATTCTGGATGGCACCGTGGAATGTGCCCGCCGGGCCCTGCTGCACGGCATTGCCCTGAATATTGCCGGCGGCACCCACCACGCCTTTGCCGACCGGGGCGAGGGGTTCTGCCTGCTCAACGACCAGGCCGTGGCCGCCAACTACCTGCTGGCCCACGCGCCCGGCGTCCGCACCATCTTGATTGTGGACCTCGACGTGCACCAGGGCAACGGCACGGCGGCCTTGTTCCAACACGAGCCGCGGGTGTTCACCTTCAGCATGCACGGGGCCCGCAACTACCCGCACCGCAAGGAGCAGTCGGACCTGGACCTGCCCCTGGCCGACGGCACCGACGACGCGGCCTACCTGCAGCTGCTGGCCGCCACGCTGCCCCGCCTGCTCGACGAGGTGCAGCCCGATTTCGTGTTCTACCTGGCCGGCGTCGACGTGCTGGCTACCGACAAGCTGGGCCACCTGAGCCTCACGCGCGAAGGGTGCCGCCGCCGCGACGAGCTGGTGCTGCGCCTGTGCCGGCAGCACGCCCTGCCCGTGGTAGTGTGCATGGGCGGTGGCTACTCGGTGCGCATCGCCGACATTGTAGAAGCCCACGCCAACACGTTCCGGCTGGCGGCTGAGC